ACCTGGACGACCTGGCTTCGATTCTCGCGGACGCCGAGGTGATGCGCTTTTCATTAATGCAGCCGAAAACCAGAGAGGAAACGCGCTCGGCCCTGGAGAGCATTCTGGCTGCTTACGATCAGAATGGTTTCGGTCTTTACGCCGTCGTTTACCCCGCGGACCGGACTCTGATCGGCTATTGCGGCTTTGTTTTGCGGGAAGTGGATGGGAATCGCGAGATCGAGCTGGGTTGCGGTCTGAGACCGACCTACTGGGGCCGAGGGCTCGGCACCGAAGCGCTCAAGGCTTGCCGCGACTACGGTTTCGGCAAACTGGGTTTCCAGCGCTTGATCTCCATCGTCGATCCGAGAAACATCGCCTCCATTCGCGTGGCGGAAAAAGCCGGGATGAAATTGGAGAGGACCTCCGCTTTTCAGGGATCGCCGCTCGACATTTATGGAATGACGCGCGGATAATTCCTTCCCGCGAGCCCAGGGGAGCGCCAGCATCCTTGCTGGCGAGTGCCACCGAACGAAACAAAAGTTCAGGACAAAGTTTGAGACAAAGTTCCGGGTGATGCACCATGGGGTTGAATATGCCCGAAACTCCAGTGCCGGCAGGATGCCGGCGCTCCCAGGCTAATTCTCCGCGATCGCCACAATGTGGTTGCGGGTGCGAAAGAAGAGCGTGCCCTCGGAAATGGCCGGCGTGGCCATGCAGGTTTCGCCCAGTTCGTTCCGGGCCAGAACCTCGAATTTCGGTCCGGCTTTGACGACATAAACCGCGCCCAGCTCACTCGTGAAGTAAATCTTCCCATCCGCCGAGATGGCCGAAGCCGTGAAGCCCGATCCGCCGGGACCGAGCCGTTCGCTGTATTGCGGTTCGCCCGTCTTCGCGTGGTAGCACGCGAGCACTCCGGCGTCGTTGCAGCAGTACAGATAGTCTCCGACGACGATGGGGGTTTGCATGTAATTCCCGCGGCGGTTCATGCTCCAGGCGACGTGCGGGTGGCTCGATTGATTGTCGGCCAGCGTGATGTCGCCGGTCGCGCCGAGCCGGATCGCGTAAATCGGCGCCATCTTGCCGTGGGCATTGGTAATGAAAACCAAGTCGTCCGACACAATCGGCGTGGGCACGGGAATATCTCCGCCGCCCTTCAACTTCCAGATTTCTTTCCCGTTTTCGAGATCGTAACCGCCGATGTGCCGAAACCCATTGACGAGAATCTGCGATCGTCGGTCGCGCGTGGCCACGGTGGGAGTGCTCCAGGTCGGCACGTCCGAACGGGGTGTCCTCCAGAGTTCTTTCCCGGTGCTGAGATCGAACGCAGCCAAGAAGGGATTCGTCAGGACGTCGCATTGGACGATGACGCGATCCCCGTGGATGACGGGCGAACTGGCAAAGCCCCATTGAGCGGTGGGCACCACGAAGTAGCCGGAGTCGAGCGGGCCGAGATCAGTTTGCCAGAGAAGCTTCCCGTCCATCGAAAAACAGAACAGGCCTTCGGAGCCGAAAATGCAGACGATGCGTTTGCCGTCCGTGGTCGGAGTGGAGTTGGCGTGGCTGGATTTCGGATGGCGTTTCACCCTGGGGACACTCTCGTGAGCCGTCGTTTTCCAGAGGATTGCTCCGTCCGCTTTGCTCAAAGCGATCAGCACCCAACTGTGTTTCATCTGCTCGTTGACCGATCCAATGTCTCCATAAAGGCCGATCTTCAAATCGGCATTGCCGGTTGCAAGGACCGCGGTTGTGACGAAGATTTTGTCCCCCCAAATGACCGGACAGGAATGACCCAGGCCTGGAATTGGAGTTTTCCACTGGATGTTCTCGGATTTCTCGACGTTCCAACGTTCGGGCACCTTGGAACCCTCCGCGACACCACGGGCTTGCGGTCCGCGGAACGCCGGCCAGTTCGCTCCATCGGAAAGCTCGGCACCAAAGGCAGCGGAAATCTGAATCAACCATGCGCCGAGACACAACAGTTCAGGGGAAGATCCCCTGGCCACAGCGCCACGCGCGCGGCCCATGAACCCGGTAGGGCGATTCCGTCCCGGCGAGCCGTTCGACGGGCCTCGAACACGTCCGACTCGGCTCGCTGGGGACAGGCTCGCCCTACCGTCCTGTTCAGGGGAAGAGTTAGTCTTTGGTTTCTTCATCCGTCTCGCTTTCCCATTTCGGATACACTTCCGCGCGGATTTCGCCGCGGCGGATCAATTCCTGCAGATCCCGGATAATGGTGCGGCGGGCCACTTTGAATTCCCGTGCCAGCGCCGACACATTAGGCCGTTCCTTGGCGTTCGCCACCATCCGCCGGATTTCCGTCTGACGCGAGAGGCGGTCGGTGGAACGGCTGAAGAGCGCCTCGGCATCGACGCGTTTGGAGCGTTCCAACGCCTCGAACTGCCGGACAATTTCCGTTTCGCCGCACTCCCGCAACGCCACTGCAATGGTCTTCTTCAGTTCGTGGACATCGACGGGTTTGGTGATGCAATAGTGTGCGCGGCGCGGGCCTTGCAAGGCGCCCATTTGCTCGTGGGCCTCCAGCGCGCCGGAGACGATGATGATGGGCACGTGCGGGGCCAGCTCTTTCATCTCCGGCAGATAATCCAATCCAAGCTGCCCGTCATCCAGCACATGGTCCAGAATGATCAAATCAGGAGGTTGGCGTGCGACGCCGTGCAGAGCGTCCGTGCCGGTGGTGACGCGTGTCAGTTGGAAGTCCTCCAGCGCCTCCTCGTAGATTTCATACTGGAGATCGTCATCTTCGATGATGAGAAGGTGCGGCGGGTTCATGACTCGACTCTGAAGTTTAGTTAAGTCCAAACTCTCAATCTTTCAAGGCATCTCTTCAGTATGTTCAGTATAGATTGCAAATTGTGACTCCGCGACTTACAACCTCCCCGTTTCATAAACCAGAACCAATAAGGACCAGGCCATGAATCGCATTGCAACGTCTCTGCTGGGCATCGTCGCTTTCCTCTCAACCATCGCCGCGACTGTTGCCGCCGAACTCAAATTCTCGATCACTCCGCATTTCTTTGAGGAAAATCCCGGCGGTAAACCGCTCGGCGCCTGCCATGGCGGCGCAGTGATTGATAAGGCGGGCAACATTTACATCACCACCGACACCGAGCGGGGCATTGTCGTTTTTTCGGCGGCCGGCAAGTTCTTGCGCG
Above is a genomic segment from Verrucomicrobiota bacterium containing:
- a CDS encoding GNAT family N-acetyltransferase, which translates into the protein MDILTTERLQLRPFTWTDLDDLASILADAEVMRFSLMQPKTREETRSALESILAAYDQNGFGLYAVVYPADRTLIGYCGFVLREVDGNREIELGCGLRPTYWGRGLGTEALKACRDYGFGKLGFQRLISIVDPRNIASIRVAEKAGMKLERTSAFQGSPLDIYGMTRG
- a CDS encoding response regulator codes for the protein MNPPHLLIIEDDDLQYEIYEEALEDFQLTRVTTGTDALHGVARQPPDLIILDHVLDDGQLGLDYLPEMKELAPHVPIIIVSGALEAHEQMGALQGPRRAHYCITKPVDVHELKKTIAVALRECGETEIVRQFEALERSKRVDAEALFSRSTDRLSRQTEIRRMVANAKERPNVSALAREFKVARRTIIRDLQELIRRGEIRAEVYPKWESETDEETKD
- a CDS encoding pyrrolo-quinoline quinone, giving the protein MKKPKTNSSPEQDGRASLSPASRVGRVRGPSNGSPGRNRPTGFMGRARGAVARGSSPELLCLGAWLIQISAAFGAELSDGANWPAFRGPQARGVAEGSKVPERWNVEKSENIQWKTPIPGLGHSCPVIWGDKIFVTTAVLATGNADLKIGLYGDIGSVNEQMKHSWVLIALSKADGAILWKTTAHESVPRVKRHPKSSHANSTPTTDGKRIVCIFGSEGLFCFSMDGKLLWQTDLGPLDSGYFVVPTAQWGFASSPVIHGDRVIVQCDVLTNPFLAAFDLSTGKELWRTPRSDVPTWSTPTVATRDRRSQILVNGFRHIGGYDLENGKEIWKLKGGGDIPVPTPIVSDDLVFITNAHGKMAPIYAIRLGATGDITLADNQSSHPHVAWSMNRRGNYMQTPIVVGDYLYCCNDAGVLACYHAKTGEPQYSERLGPGGSGFTASAISADGKIYFTSELGAVYVVKAGPKFEVLARNELGETCMATPAISEGTLFFRTRNHIVAIAEN